One region of Priestia megaterium genomic DNA includes:
- a CDS encoding GNAT family N-acetyltransferase, with translation MNVQTITKEQAWEVRHIVMWPHKDFSYVQLKEDPSGMHYGLFEKGELKSVVSLFITGDEAQFRKFATLKEEQGKGYGSHLLKEVLFKLKNLGIRRVWCNARENKVSFYQAFKMKETTRVFTKSSTRYVVMELFF, from the coding sequence ATGAACGTTCAAACGATTACGAAAGAACAAGCTTGGGAAGTCCGACATATCGTCATGTGGCCTCATAAAGATTTCAGTTATGTTCAGCTGAAAGAGGATCCATCAGGCATGCACTATGGACTGTTTGAAAAAGGAGAGTTAAAATCAGTTGTTTCCTTATTTATAACAGGTGATGAAGCTCAATTCCGGAAATTTGCTACGCTCAAAGAAGAACAAGGAAAAGGGTACGGCAGTCATTTGCTAAAAGAGGTTTTGTTCAAACTCAAGAATCTTGGGATACGAAGGGTCTGGTGTAACGCACGAGAAAATAAAGTATCTTTTTATCAGGCATTCAAAATGAAAGAAACCACGCGTGTATTCACCAAATCTTCTACACGCTATGTAGTTATGGAACTATTTTTTTAA
- the hpf gene encoding ribosome hibernation-promoting factor, HPF/YfiA family, whose product MMYNIRGENIEVTPAIREYVEKKLGKLERYFDETPTADVNVNLKVYNNDQKIEVTIPMNDLVLRAEETHSDLYAAVDLVLDKLERQIRKHKTKVNRKMREKGAEKYLFAALESEANVAVATEEDELELVRTKRFNLKPMDSEEAILQMNMLGHSFFVFTNAETNITNVVYRRKDGRYGLIEPN is encoded by the coding sequence ATGATGTATAACATTCGCGGTGAAAACATTGAGGTGACTCCAGCAATTAGGGAATACGTAGAGAAAAAGCTTGGTAAGTTAGAGCGTTATTTCGACGAGACACCAACTGCTGACGTAAATGTAAACTTAAAAGTCTACAATAACGATCAAAAAATAGAAGTCACAATCCCAATGAATGATCTCGTATTGAGAGCTGAAGAGACCCACAGTGATTTATACGCAGCTGTCGATCTTGTCCTAGATAAATTAGAGCGTCAAATTCGTAAACATAAAACAAAAGTGAATCGAAAAATGCGTGAAAAAGGTGCTGAGAAGTATCTATTTGCAGCATTAGAAAGTGAAGCGAACGTAGCTGTTGCAACTGAAGAGGATGAATTAGAGCTAGTTCGTACAAAACGATTTAATTTAAAACCAATGGATAGCGAAGAGGCTATTTTACAAATGAATATGTTAGGACATAGTTTCTTTGTATTTACAAATGCTGAGACAAACATTACAAACGTTGTGTACCGAAGAAAAGATGGCCGATATGGATTGATTGAACCAAACTAA
- the fliS gene encoding flagellar export chaperone FliS yields MAANNPYQAYQQGAVQTASPGELTLMLYNGCLKFIKLARTGIQEKNIELKNTNLLKAQNIIQELMITLDTNVQVAKSMMTMYDYINQCLIEANTKNDIESLDEAEQYVTEFRDTWKQVVQLHRQQVHGSGGQA; encoded by the coding sequence ATGGCAGCAAATAATCCATATCAAGCGTATCAGCAGGGAGCTGTTCAGACTGCCTCTCCAGGAGAGTTAACGCTTATGCTGTATAACGGGTGTTTGAAATTTATCAAACTTGCACGAACAGGCATACAGGAAAAAAATATTGAGCTAAAAAATACGAATTTGTTAAAAGCACAAAATATTATTCAAGAATTAATGATTACCCTTGATACAAACGTGCAAGTTGCTAAGTCTATGATGACTATGTATGACTATATCAACCAGTGTTTAATTGAAGCGAACACAAAAAATGACATAGAGAGCTTGGATGAAGCCGAACAATATGTAACAGAGTTCCGCGATACGTGGAAGCAAGTTGTGCAGCTTCACCGCCAGCAAGTCCATGGAAGCGGCGGCCAAGCATAA
- the fliD gene encoding flagellar filament capping protein FliD has protein sequence MVRVSGLASGMDIDQIVSDLMKAERMPIDKMKKQKQTLEWQRDDYRSMNLLLSDFNNLAFNMTLQSSYSSKTVSSADETKVKAAATSSAGNASYTLSNVTMATAAQTISTSIDSSMDPTKSLWSQRGSMDSSVWTEKTVEQAAITLSADTSTVKLAKGAVSAVNQNTGTLNSISVTTDGTSKAYTVRIGTAAGTINSNEVFINEDTGEMTFGTTLTSGSTIEAFSYQQNVLNFSMTTYDSTGKATGNIQDGGSTPFEFDGSTSLNTLLTQISNSKVGISAFFDEGTNKVVMTRKDTGNLSSVDSPDGSNMVFSGAFLTTGFLQLAGNAKGTDAKFTLNGLETTRKSNTFTTGGVTYTLQNNFTGDVRVNVSNDTQKVFDTIKDFVTKYNELIEKINGKITEERDRNYQPLTDQEREKLTDKQAEQWDDKAKSGLLKGDTILSSGLNQMRSNWYASVSGVSGAFSQLTDIGISTSANYSDRGKLVIEGDGTKLKEAIEKDPQSVMDLFMKSGSTTSEKGIVRRLRDTITQTVSKVEQRAGRSTWTSEQFLLGRNLKSVNSQITSFESRLTQVEDRYYRQFTAMEKAIQNANAQSAQLSQYFS, from the coding sequence GTGGTAAGAGTAAGTGGATTAGCAAGTGGGATGGATATTGATCAAATCGTCAGTGATTTAATGAAGGCTGAACGAATGCCTATTGATAAGATGAAAAAACAAAAGCAAACGTTAGAGTGGCAGCGCGACGATTATCGCTCTATGAATTTGCTGTTATCAGACTTTAATAATCTTGCTTTTAATATGACCTTGCAGTCTTCTTATTCGTCCAAAACGGTATCTTCAGCAGATGAAACAAAAGTAAAAGCAGCAGCTACTTCCTCAGCAGGAAATGCGTCTTATACCCTTTCAAACGTGACAATGGCGACTGCTGCTCAGACTATTAGCACCAGTATTGATTCTAGTATGGATCCGACGAAAAGCTTGTGGTCTCAACGCGGGTCGATGGATTCAAGTGTTTGGACTGAGAAAACAGTGGAACAAGCCGCCATAACATTAAGTGCGGATACTAGTACAGTGAAATTAGCTAAAGGTGCTGTTTCTGCTGTAAATCAGAACACAGGCACTTTAAACTCTATATCCGTTACCACGGATGGTACAAGTAAAGCGTATACCGTAAGAATAGGAACAGCGGCGGGAACTATAAATTCTAATGAAGTATTTATTAACGAAGACACAGGTGAAATGACGTTTGGTACCACATTAACAAGCGGCAGTACAATTGAAGCGTTCTCGTATCAGCAAAATGTGCTGAACTTTTCTATGACAACTTATGATAGTACAGGCAAAGCAACAGGAAATATTCAAGATGGGGGAAGTACGCCATTTGAATTTGATGGTTCCACCTCATTAAACACCCTTCTCACACAAATCAGTAATTCAAAAGTAGGCATTTCAGCTTTTTTTGATGAAGGAACGAATAAAGTTGTCATGACTCGTAAAGATACGGGGAATTTATCTTCTGTTGACAGTCCAGATGGATCCAATATGGTTTTTTCAGGAGCATTTTTGACAACGGGGTTTCTACAGCTTGCCGGTAATGCGAAAGGAACAGACGCAAAATTTACGCTAAACGGTCTAGAAACAACTCGTAAGTCTAATACATTTACAACGGGAGGCGTTACCTATACCCTTCAAAATAATTTCACAGGAGATGTGCGCGTTAACGTAAGCAATGATACGCAAAAAGTATTTGATACAATCAAAGATTTTGTGACTAAATATAATGAGCTGATTGAGAAAATTAATGGAAAGATTACCGAAGAAAGAGACCGAAACTATCAGCCTTTGACGGATCAAGAAAGAGAAAAGCTAACGGACAAACAAGCTGAGCAGTGGGATGATAAAGCAAAAAGCGGTTTGTTAAAAGGAGACACAATTTTATCAAGCGGGCTGAATCAAATGCGTTCTAACTGGTATGCCTCTGTATCAGGAGTGAGCGGAGCATTTTCACAGCTAACGGACATCGGTATTTCAACTAGCGCAAACTATAGTGATCGAGGCAAGCTAGTGATTGAAGGTGACGGGACTAAATTAAAAGAAGCAATTGAAAAAGACCCGCAGTCTGTTATGGATTTATTTATGAAAAGTGGAAGTACAACAAGTGAAAAAGGGATTGTACGACGTTTACGAGATACGATTACTCAAACCGTATCCAAAGTTGAGCAGCGCGCTGGCCGTTCAACATGGACAAGTGAACAATTTTTGCTTGGGCGGAATTTAAAAAGCGTAAACAGCCAAATTACTAGTTTTGAAAGCAGGCTCACACAAGTAGAGGACCGGTATTATCGTCAGTTTACAGCAATGGAGAAAGCCATTCAAAATGCAAATGCTCAAAGCGCGCAGTTATCGCAATATTTTAGTTAA
- a CDS encoding amino acid permease — MGNKTESHGKLKQRHVSMISIAGIIGAGLFVGSGSVINATGPAAVVSYAAAGLLVVLLMRMLGEMAMVNPDKGSFATYAQQGIGPWAGYAVGWLYWFFWLIVIAIEATAGGAIVHEWLPSVPIWLLSLILTFALTLTNLFSVKSFGEFEYWFAMIKIVAIVAFMGIGLAIIFGLIPGTSSPGLANLTGHGGFMPKGTNSIFLGVITVIFSYFGAEIAAIAASESENPAKAITTAIRSVVWRILIFYIGSVAILVTLLPWNSADLLKSPYVTMLEMVNIPAAAQIMNLVVLVSVLSCLNSALYTNSRMILSLAQKGQAPRALAKVSKSGVPARAVWISTAAAYVCAIFSFVSPDKLFLFLVNASGAIALIVYLAIAISHLRLRKKMIQANQPIKGMKMWLFPYLTYVTIAVITVIFLSMAFIDSMRSQFFLTLGLTAVVLLSYSFIKKTNNKRPDDQFSESENIAK; from the coding sequence ATGGGAAACAAAACAGAATCACACGGAAAGTTAAAGCAACGTCACGTTTCCATGATTTCCATTGCAGGTATTATCGGGGCCGGCTTGTTTGTAGGAAGCGGATCCGTTATTAACGCAACAGGCCCAGCAGCAGTAGTTTCATATGCAGCAGCCGGACTGTTAGTCGTTCTATTAATGCGTATGCTCGGTGAAATGGCTATGGTAAATCCAGATAAAGGTTCATTCGCGACATATGCTCAGCAAGGAATTGGCCCGTGGGCAGGTTATGCTGTTGGATGGCTTTACTGGTTTTTCTGGCTAATTGTAATTGCAATCGAAGCCACTGCAGGAGGAGCAATTGTTCATGAATGGCTCCCTTCCGTACCAATTTGGCTTTTAAGCTTAATCTTAACCTTTGCATTAACCTTAACAAACTTATTCTCTGTCAAATCATTTGGAGAATTTGAATATTGGTTTGCAATGATTAAAATTGTGGCAATCGTTGCTTTTATGGGAATCGGTTTAGCTATTATTTTCGGATTAATCCCAGGTACATCTTCACCTGGTTTAGCTAATTTAACGGGGCACGGAGGCTTTATGCCAAAAGGTACGAACTCTATCTTTTTAGGAGTTATTACCGTTATTTTCTCTTATTTTGGAGCTGAAATTGCGGCTATTGCAGCTAGTGAATCAGAAAATCCAGCAAAAGCTATTACAACTGCTATTCGCAGTGTCGTATGGCGAATTTTAATTTTCTATATTGGTTCAGTTGCTATTTTAGTAACTCTTTTACCTTGGAACTCAGCTGATTTACTAAAAAGTCCGTACGTAACAATGTTAGAAATGGTCAACATTCCAGCAGCTGCACAAATTATGAATTTAGTCGTATTAGTATCCGTTTTGTCTTGCTTAAACTCTGCTTTATATACGAACTCGCGAATGATTTTATCATTAGCTCAAAAAGGACAAGCTCCTCGTGCTTTAGCAAAGGTAAGCAAATCAGGCGTGCCGGCAAGAGCCGTATGGATTAGCACAGCTGCCGCATATGTATGTGCTATCTTTAGCTTCGTTTCGCCGGATAAACTCTTTTTATTCTTAGTTAATGCATCAGGAGCCATTGCTCTTATTGTGTACTTAGCTATCGCTATTTCGCATTTACGCCTGCGTAAGAAAATGATTCAAGCCAACCAGCCAATTAAAGGAATGAAAATGTGGTTGTTCCCGTATTTAACATACGTAACAATTGCTGTTATTACCGTGATCTTCTTATCAATGGCATTTATTGATTCGATGCGCTCACAGTTTTTCTTAACTCTTGGATTAACCGCTGTTGTTCTTCTTTCATACTCATTCATCAAAAAAACAAATAACAAGCGACCTGACGATCAATTTTCCGAGTCAGAAAATATTGCAAAATAA
- a CDS encoding high affinity choline transporter 1: MQNAKKPFRSDTQQARPEKSNETSDFSGKSNRNNRLLTPLWTTIIGFFIFMVVAFIYSLYNPDLYWPGLILMFIMYGVIYFIGARAAASKKGKSDDMLVAGRSMPLWISMFTMTATWVGGGYIAGTAETVYSSGLTWTQAPWCYSISLILGGIFFARKMRRFEFMTMLDPLESRFGKKMATVLYFPAILGELFWSAAILTALGTTFGVILGLSFSISIILSALIAIAYTVIGGLWAVAHTDILQLSIMFLGLFLVLPFAFSNTGGVGAVFSTYSEGMTGSLHLFPPLKGWEDPKWGNTYWQWWDSTFLLIFGGIPWQIYFQRVLSAKNEKAAMWLSITAGIFCALAALPPTLIGMIGYSADWSSFGASSPESASMILTYVFKYLTPDLVGAIALGGLAAAVMAAVAASLLSASGMAAWNVYRPIVKPNATQAQLDKVIKRSIIIIGTGATLIALNSESVYSLWYLSGDLVYCILFPQLVCALFFKGANWYGSLAGFIVSLVLRIGGGEPLLHLKALLPYPMIEDGVVMFPFRTFAMVGGLLTIFIVSYATRRICPPQPLRNLHRDISVEK, from the coding sequence ATGCAAAATGCTAAAAAGCCATTTCGTTCAGACACACAACAAGCCAGGCCTGAAAAGTCGAATGAGACTTCTGACTTTTCAGGGAAATCAAACAGAAACAACCGTCTACTAACCCCCTTATGGACAACTATTATAGGATTTTTCATCTTTATGGTTGTCGCATTTATCTATTCTCTCTATAATCCAGATCTCTATTGGCCAGGCCTCATTTTAATGTTCATTATGTATGGTGTTATTTACTTTATTGGTGCTCGAGCTGCTGCAAGTAAAAAAGGAAAATCAGATGATATGCTTGTTGCGGGAAGATCTATGCCGCTATGGATTTCAATGTTCACAATGACCGCTACTTGGGTAGGTGGAGGGTATATTGCTGGAACGGCCGAAACTGTTTATTCCTCAGGACTGACTTGGACGCAAGCGCCATGGTGTTATTCAATCAGCTTAATTTTAGGCGGTATCTTTTTTGCTAGAAAGATGAGAAGGTTTGAGTTTATGACAATGCTCGATCCTCTAGAATCTCGTTTCGGTAAGAAAATGGCTACGGTTCTTTATTTTCCAGCTATATTAGGAGAGCTGTTTTGGAGCGCAGCTATCTTAACTGCTTTAGGAACAACATTCGGTGTGATTTTAGGCCTCAGTTTTTCAATTTCCATCATTCTTTCCGCACTTATTGCCATTGCATACACCGTGATTGGCGGCTTGTGGGCAGTAGCACATACCGATATCTTACAGCTTTCTATTATGTTTTTAGGATTATTTCTGGTGCTTCCTTTTGCATTTTCGAATACGGGAGGGGTGGGAGCCGTTTTTTCTACTTATTCAGAAGGTATGACTGGTTCTCTTCATTTATTTCCTCCATTAAAAGGCTGGGAAGATCCAAAATGGGGAAATACATATTGGCAATGGTGGGATAGCACATTTTTACTTATTTTTGGTGGTATTCCATGGCAGATTTATTTTCAGCGCGTGTTATCTGCTAAAAATGAAAAAGCAGCAATGTGGCTATCTATTACAGCCGGCATTTTTTGCGCTCTAGCGGCCTTGCCTCCAACTTTAATAGGAATGATTGGTTACAGTGCGGACTGGTCTTCATTTGGAGCGTCAAGCCCTGAGAGCGCGTCTATGATTTTAACATACGTATTTAAATATCTAACGCCTGATTTAGTAGGAGCGATTGCGCTTGGAGGACTAGCTGCTGCCGTCATGGCTGCAGTAGCGGCTTCGTTACTTTCAGCTTCGGGAATGGCAGCTTGGAACGTGTATCGTCCGATTGTAAAACCAAATGCGACACAGGCGCAGTTAGATAAAGTTATTAAACGTTCTATCATTATCATTGGAACTGGAGCAACTTTAATTGCTTTAAACTCTGAGAGTGTCTACTCCTTATGGTATTTATCAGGGGACCTAGTGTATTGTATTCTTTTTCCACAATTGGTTTGCGCTTTGTTCTTTAAAGGAGCAAACTGGTACGGATCTTTGGCTGGATTCATTGTGTCTCTTGTTCTTCGAATCGGTGGAGGGGAACCGCTGCTTCATTTAAAAGCGCTGCTTCCGTATCCGATGATAGAAGACGGGGTGGTCATGTTTCCATTTCGTACATTTGCGATGGTAGGCGGGTTGTTAACTATTTTTATTGTTTCTTACGCAACGCGACGTATTTGCCCTCCTCAGCCGCTTCGAAACCTTCATCGTGACATATCGGTTGAGAAATAA